The following coding sequences are from one Actinopolymorpha sp. NPDC004070 window:
- a CDS encoding DoxX family protein, producing MSRTTTASRPAAPAPSARPRWRAGLYWTATALLVGECAIGGAMDLLRMPPFYPVMIELGYPSYLSTIMGTAKIAAAVVLVAPHLPRLKEWAYAGVMIDLLGAIASTVAAHQPLSGLVAPFAFAGLALLSWALRPPTRRL from the coding sequence ATGAGTCGTACGACAACCGCGTCCCGGCCGGCGGCTCCAGCGCCTTCGGCCCGGCCCCGTTGGCGGGCCGGCCTCTACTGGACGGCCACCGCACTCCTGGTCGGGGAGTGCGCGATCGGCGGCGCGATGGACCTGCTGCGCATGCCGCCGTTCTATCCGGTGATGATCGAGCTCGGGTATCCCAGCTACCTCTCCACGATCATGGGTACGGCGAAGATCGCCGCCGCCGTGGTGCTGGTGGCGCCCCACCTGCCCCGGCTGAAGGAGTGGGCGTACGCCGGAGTCATGATCGACCTGCTCGGCGCCATCGCGTCGACCGTCGCTGCGCACCAGCCGTTGAGCGGCCTGGTCGCGCCGTTCGCGTTCGCCGGCCTGGCCCTGCTGTCGTGGGCACTGCGTCCGCCCACCCGCCGCCTCTGA
- a CDS encoding NUDIX domain-containing protein, translating into MGRVPRAGVILVENGSVAAVERVRSGRRYHVLPGGQLESGEDYVHAAVREAAEELGVEVRITGLVAVVHFHGREQRYFLARSVGGTFGTGDGPEMDSPADSASGSYRAVWLPTDSLLAADLRPCPLAERMQQSASLSSWQALLTDPLVIHEPAADR; encoded by the coding sequence ATGGGCCGCGTGCCGCGCGCTGGAGTGATCCTGGTCGAGAACGGAAGCGTCGCCGCGGTCGAGCGGGTTCGATCAGGCAGGCGTTATCACGTGTTGCCGGGCGGTCAGCTCGAATCCGGCGAGGACTACGTGCACGCGGCGGTACGCGAGGCGGCGGAGGAGCTCGGTGTCGAGGTACGCATCACCGGACTGGTCGCCGTCGTGCACTTCCACGGCCGTGAACAGCGCTACTTCCTCGCCCGTTCGGTGGGCGGCACGTTCGGCACCGGCGACGGACCGGAGATGGACAGCCCGGCCGACTCCGCGTCAGGAAGTTACCGTGCGGTGTGGCTGCCCACGGACTCACTGCTCGCCGCGGACCTACGGCCATGCCCCCTTGCCGAACGCATGCAGCAGTCCGCATCCCTGTCGTCCTGGCAGGCGCTCCTGACCGATCCCCTGGTCATCCACGAACCCGCAGCCGACCGGTAG
- a CDS encoding dienelactone hydrolase family protein: MSDAMAEVVLFHHAQGLTQGVEAFAAELRRAGHTVHVPDLYEGHTFETLEDGLGYARETGFGTVNARGLAAAEGLGDGLVYAGFSLGVMAAQQLAQTRAGARGALFFHSCVPVAEFGTWPAGVPVQVHGMEGDPIFADEGDLDAARELVGSVEDAELFLYPGKEHLFADSSLSSYDQAATELLTRRVLDFLARIH, translated from the coding sequence GTGAGCGACGCCATGGCCGAGGTCGTGCTGTTCCACCACGCGCAGGGACTGACTCAGGGAGTGGAGGCCTTCGCGGCCGAGCTGCGCCGGGCCGGCCACACCGTGCACGTGCCGGACCTCTACGAGGGGCACACGTTCGAGACCCTCGAGGACGGTCTGGGGTACGCGCGGGAGACCGGGTTCGGGACCGTCAACGCACGTGGGCTCGCCGCCGCCGAGGGGCTCGGTGACGGCCTCGTCTACGCGGGCTTCTCGCTCGGCGTCATGGCTGCGCAGCAGCTGGCCCAGACCCGGGCCGGCGCCCGGGGCGCGTTGTTCTTCCACTCCTGCGTGCCGGTTGCGGAGTTCGGCACGTGGCCGGCGGGCGTTCCCGTGCAGGTGCACGGGATGGAGGGCGACCCGATCTTCGCCGACGAGGGCGACCTCGACGCCGCACGGGAGCTGGTCGGCTCGGTCGAGGACGCCGAGCTGTTCCTGTATCCGGGCAAGGAGCACCTGTTCGCCGACTCCTCGCTGTCGTCGTACGACCAGGCGGCCACCGAGCTGCTGACCCGCCGCGTGCTGGACTTCCTCGCCCGGATCCACTGA
- a CDS encoding winged helix-turn-helix domain-containing protein, translating to MSSNTPAPDYDLDDRRELTTAEQVRAISDPLRTTLLGLLHERAATVTELAAAVKRPKSTVAHHVNLLVRAGLLRVVRTRRVRAIEERYYGRTARMFYVGLGRQSADGDTLPHDFNDFEVAAKESAAAYEDGRMRAFLRHARIPEERAKEFWRRVDQVIHEFDQLPRAGDTVYGFAVGLYPMPDYPTLPPASEDASEEDSD from the coding sequence ATGTCGAGCAATACCCCTGCCCCGGACTACGACCTCGACGACCGGCGCGAGCTCACCACCGCCGAACAGGTGCGGGCGATCAGCGACCCGTTGCGTACGACCCTCCTCGGGCTGCTGCACGAGCGGGCCGCGACCGTGACGGAGCTGGCGGCTGCGGTGAAACGCCCGAAGAGCACGGTCGCCCACCACGTCAACCTCCTCGTCCGGGCCGGCCTGCTCCGAGTCGTCCGCACCCGGCGGGTCAGGGCGATCGAGGAGCGCTACTACGGCCGCACCGCGCGGATGTTCTACGTGGGCCTCGGCCGGCAGTCCGCCGACGGGGACACGCTCCCGCACGACTTCAACGACTTCGAGGTCGCGGCGAAGGAGTCGGCCGCGGCATACGAGGACGGCCGGATGCGCGCCTTCCTCCGGCACGCGCGGATTCCCGAGGAACGCGCGAAGGAGTTCTGGCGACGGGTCGACCAGGTGATCCACGAGTTCGACCAGTTGCCCCGCGCCGGGGACACGGTCTACGGCTTCGCGGTCGGGCTCTACCCGATGCCCGACTACCCGACCCTGCCGCCGGCATCTGAGGATGCGTCCGAGGAGGATTCGGACTGA
- a CDS encoding GNAT family N-acetyltransferase encodes MALQDDGDVAFRVADSRVTATVTLLYERATARRLGEVEPVVADRRLVEVLRARLDAPRTVVVVGERAGETVACCFGSPLRSADGVLSETEAHVSLVAVAPAYWGLGYGRGVLSFAERALASVGYQGAQLHVQAANTRARRLYERCGWTLVGPGEPHRDGPQVVYGKRLHDGGIAADVPQSESSSDASSDAGGRVG; translated from the coding sequence ATGGCGTTGCAGGACGACGGGGACGTCGCCTTCCGGGTGGCCGACAGCCGGGTCACCGCGACCGTGACTCTCCTGTACGAGCGGGCGACCGCGCGCCGGCTCGGAGAGGTTGAGCCCGTCGTGGCCGACCGGCGGCTGGTGGAGGTGCTCCGCGCTCGCCTGGACGCGCCGCGAACCGTGGTGGTCGTCGGGGAACGCGCGGGCGAGACGGTGGCCTGCTGTTTCGGGAGTCCGCTGCGCTCGGCCGACGGCGTTCTGTCCGAGACCGAGGCGCACGTCAGCCTGGTCGCGGTGGCCCCGGCGTACTGGGGACTCGGATACGGCCGGGGCGTGCTGAGCTTCGCCGAGCGGGCCCTGGCGTCTGTCGGCTACCAGGGCGCGCAGTTGCACGTGCAGGCTGCCAACACCAGGGCGCGGAGGCTGTACGAACGCTGCGGCTGGACGCTGGTCGGCCCGGGCGAGCCGCACAGGGACGGGCCGCAGGTCGTGTACGGGAAACGCCTCCACGATGGCGGCATCGCCGCAGACGTCCCTCAGTCCGAATCCTCCTCGGACGCATCCTCAGATGCCGGCGGCAGGGTCGGGTAG
- a CDS encoding GNAT family N-acetyltransferase yields MATWTINAEPVDGHWVDDAIRDYFAEVGVRILGRPATDEELRTALVADPHHDLRPPQGEFLVARDEVGALLGYAGVRLLPAVPGAAELKRMYVRPEGRGSGLGRGLLLAAEAAARKLGASRMVLETNKQLSEARALYEAHGYRETRSYKASHDGADHWYAKTLAADPG; encoded by the coding sequence ATGGCCACATGGACGATCAACGCCGAGCCGGTGGACGGGCACTGGGTGGACGACGCGATCCGGGACTACTTCGCCGAGGTCGGTGTGCGGATCCTCGGCCGGCCGGCCACCGACGAGGAGTTGCGGACCGCCCTGGTCGCCGACCCGCACCACGACCTGCGGCCGCCGCAGGGTGAGTTCCTGGTCGCGCGGGACGAGGTGGGCGCACTTCTCGGCTACGCCGGGGTCCGGCTGCTGCCTGCCGTCCCGGGAGCCGCCGAGCTGAAACGCATGTACGTACGCCCGGAAGGTCGTGGATCGGGCCTGGGCCGAGGGTTGCTGCTGGCGGCGGAAGCCGCGGCCCGGAAACTGGGTGCGTCGCGGATGGTCCTGGAGACCAACAAGCAGCTGTCCGAGGCCCGCGCGTTGTACGAGGCGCACGGTTACCGCGAAACCCGGTCCTACAAGGCGTCCCACGACGGCGCCGACCACTGGTACGCCAAGACACTCGCGGCCGACCCCGGCTGA
- a CDS encoding class I SAM-dependent methyltransferase: protein MSTTSSSGTSSGTTSGSGETSSTDYGGWFQDRLIVEVYDRRPPYPDDLIRLLAELAGGAAHNAVLDIGCGTGDLARRLAPLVGRVDAVDRSAAMLARGRDLPGGDSPNLRWRRGTAEDADLDPPYALITAGESLHWMDWDVALPRFAEAAAPGGVLAVVERSWDWPPALGSQLGQIFARYSPSRDYRRRDVPAELESHGHFTRLGQRTCGPQAWRPTVDEYVEARHSQVGGSRTHMGEATAAEFDRAVRDLLDDLVAAGEIRRVGDRLDLRAGARVTWGRPHL from the coding sequence ATGTCCACGACATCGTCCAGCGGCACCAGCAGTGGCACCACCAGTGGCAGCGGTGAAACCAGCAGCACCGACTACGGCGGGTGGTTCCAGGACCGGCTGATCGTCGAGGTCTACGACCGTCGCCCGCCCTACCCCGACGACCTCATCCGACTGCTGGCCGAGCTCGCCGGTGGCGCTGCCCACAACGCCGTGCTCGACATCGGGTGCGGGACCGGCGACCTGGCGCGGCGGCTGGCGCCCCTGGTCGGCCGCGTCGACGCCGTGGACCGCTCCGCGGCGATGCTGGCCCGCGGCCGGGATCTTCCCGGAGGCGACAGCCCCAACCTGCGTTGGCGTCGGGGCACCGCGGAGGACGCCGACCTCGATCCGCCGTACGCCCTGATCACCGCCGGCGAGAGCCTGCACTGGATGGACTGGGACGTCGCGCTGCCGAGGTTCGCCGAGGCGGCGGCGCCGGGCGGCGTGCTCGCCGTCGTCGAGCGTTCCTGGGACTGGCCGCCCGCACTGGGTTCCCAGCTGGGTCAGATCTTCGCCCGCTACTCCCCCTCACGCGACTACCGGCGGCGCGACGTTCCAGCTGAGCTGGAAAGCCACGGCCACTTCACCAGGCTGGGCCAGCGAACGTGCGGCCCGCAGGCCTGGCGGCCGACGGTGGACGAGTACGTCGAGGCACGGCACTCGCAGGTCGGCGGATCCCGTACCCACATGGGCGAGGCGACGGCGGCCGAGTTCGACCGAGCTGTCCGCGACCTGCTCGACGACCTCGTGGCGGCAGGTGAGATCCGGCGCGTCGGTGACCGGCTCGACCTCCGCGCCGGGGCGCGCGTCACCTGGGGACGCCCCCACCTCTGA
- a CDS encoding bifunctional nuclease domain-containing protein, whose translation MSQSGSVVEEPDADDAGDADDVVDAADEMLVGRARAGDKAAFATLVLRHRDQARRLAKRVLNDPELARDASQEAIVVALVSLERLANPASFGPWLCGIALNVARRWLQEVGRLGRLPETDVPDRGPGPADLAETSLLAHRVRRAIGDLAPGQRDAVLLYYLQGLSHREVAAELHISPGAVKARLHQARAALAPRLTPLVQEDSVSHTPARQAPTQPRWVDVSVAGIRRPGGEDAGLKVHIVILRENDGTRELPIGVLANAALALTMIVESVEMPRPMTHQFTANLLGAAGALVTEVRINELAGGSFYASVLLDGPAGQGEIDARPSDALCLACITGAPIRVDERILADPAATGSNEWRDYPTTESDLAEEIRRASGAR comes from the coding sequence ATGTCCCAGTCTGGTTCGGTGGTGGAGGAGCCCGACGCCGATGACGCCGGTGACGCCGACGACGTGGTGGACGCCGCGGACGAGATGCTGGTCGGCCGTGCGCGGGCAGGTGACAAGGCGGCGTTCGCGACGCTGGTCCTCCGTCATCGCGACCAGGCGCGCCGGCTGGCCAAACGCGTACTGAACGACCCCGAGCTGGCGCGGGACGCGAGCCAGGAAGCGATCGTGGTGGCGCTGGTGAGCCTGGAACGCCTCGCCAACCCGGCCAGCTTCGGGCCGTGGCTGTGCGGCATCGCGTTGAACGTTGCTCGCCGCTGGCTGCAGGAGGTCGGCAGGCTCGGTCGCCTGCCGGAGACGGACGTGCCGGACCGCGGTCCCGGACCTGCAGACCTCGCCGAGACGTCCCTCCTCGCACACCGTGTACGTCGTGCGATCGGCGACCTCGCACCAGGTCAACGCGATGCGGTGCTTCTTTACTACCTACAGGGCCTGAGTCACCGCGAGGTCGCGGCCGAACTCCACATAAGCCCGGGTGCTGTCAAGGCGCGCTTGCACCAGGCGCGAGCCGCGCTGGCGCCTCGGCTGACTCCCCTTGTCCAGGAGGATTCCGTGTCACACACGCCAGCACGTCAAGCGCCGACGCAGCCGCGGTGGGTGGACGTCTCCGTCGCCGGGATCCGGCGTCCGGGCGGCGAGGACGCCGGTCTCAAGGTGCACATCGTGATCCTGCGGGAGAACGACGGCACCCGGGAGCTTCCGATCGGCGTACTCGCCAACGCCGCCCTCGCGCTGACGATGATCGTGGAGAGCGTGGAGATGCCGCGCCCCATGACGCACCAGTTCACCGCGAACCTCCTCGGCGCGGCCGGCGCGCTGGTCACGGAGGTGCGAATCAACGAACTCGCCGGTGGCAGCTTCTATGCGTCCGTCCTGCTGGACGGACCGGCCGGGCAAGGCGAGATTGACGCTCGGCCGAGCGACGCGCTGTGCCTGGCCTGCATCACGGGTGCGCCCATCCGGGTGGACGAGCGCATTCTGGCCGACCCGGCCGCGACCGGTTCGAACGAGTGGCGTGACTACCCGACCACCGAGTCCGACCTGGCGGAGGAGATCCGCCGAGCTTCCGGAGCGAGGTAG
- the tsaA gene encoding tRNA (N6-threonylcarbamoyladenosine(37)-N6)-methyltransferase TrmO, translating into MDQETNERNEHHSQYAVRPIGVVESPLHDPAAAPKQGDEGAPDATIVFVPDVEEALRDLRPGNDVLVLTWLHRADRDVLAVHPRDDRTRPLAGVFSTRSPDRPNPIGLHRVRIVAVDGLRVRVADLEALDGTPVLDVKPVLDPATER; encoded by the coding sequence ATGGACCAGGAGACGAACGAGAGGAACGAACACCACAGCCAGTACGCCGTGCGGCCGATCGGCGTGGTCGAGTCCCCGCTCCACGATCCGGCGGCGGCGCCGAAGCAGGGTGACGAGGGCGCACCCGATGCGACCATCGTCTTCGTACCCGACGTCGAGGAGGCCCTGCGCGACCTGCGGCCCGGCAACGACGTCCTCGTACTCACCTGGCTGCACCGCGCTGACCGGGACGTCCTCGCCGTCCACCCGCGCGACGACCGGACCAGGCCGCTCGCCGGCGTCTTCAGCACCCGCTCACCGGACCGCCCGAACCCGATCGGCCTGCACCGCGTACGCATCGTCGCCGTGGACGGCCTCCGCGTCAGGGTGGCCGACCTGGAGGCGCTGGACGGCACCCCGGTCCTGGACGTGAAGCCGGTGCTCGACCCCGCCACCGAGCGCTGA
- a CDS encoding SDR family oxidoreductase: MTSLKVLFIGGTGIISSACGARAVETGVDLTILNRGSTSIRPVPDGTEVIQGDIRDPESARAALGDREFDVVVDFVAFTPEHVQTDVDLFAGRTGQYVFISSASAYQTPPARLPIVESTPLRNPRWEYSRNKIACENLLVEAYRDKGFPATIVRPSHTYDRTAIPTTGGWTDLDRMRRGLPVVVHGDGTSLWALTHHVDFAKAFVGLLGQPAAVGDSFHITSDESLTWNQIYTALGTALGVEAKLVHVASDTIVAAEPSLEGALLGDKAHSVIFDNSKVKGLVPDYVATIPFSAGAREIVEWYDAHPERQTVNDDLNATFDKLIAAAGQ, encoded by the coding sequence ATGACGTCGCTCAAGGTCTTGTTCATCGGCGGTACCGGCATCATCAGTTCGGCGTGCGGGGCCCGCGCCGTCGAGACCGGTGTCGACCTCACCATCCTCAACCGCGGCTCGACCTCGATCCGCCCCGTACCCGACGGCACCGAGGTGATCCAGGGCGACATCCGCGACCCCGAGTCGGCGCGGGCGGCGCTCGGTGACCGGGAGTTCGACGTGGTGGTCGACTTCGTGGCGTTCACCCCCGAGCACGTGCAGACCGACGTCGACCTGTTCGCCGGCCGCACCGGGCAGTACGTCTTCATCAGCTCCGCCTCGGCGTACCAGACTCCCCCGGCCCGGCTGCCGATCGTGGAGTCGACGCCGCTGCGCAACCCGCGCTGGGAGTACTCCCGCAACAAGATCGCCTGCGAGAACCTCCTGGTCGAGGCGTACCGCGACAAGGGCTTCCCGGCCACGATCGTGCGCCCGTCGCACACCTACGACCGGACCGCGATCCCGACCACCGGCGGTTGGACCGACCTGGACCGGATGCGCCGCGGCCTGCCGGTCGTGGTGCACGGCGACGGCACCTCGCTGTGGGCGCTGACCCACCACGTCGACTTCGCCAAGGCGTTCGTCGGGCTGCTGGGCCAGCCGGCCGCCGTGGGGGACAGCTTCCACATCACCTCCGACGAGTCGCTGACCTGGAACCAGATCTACACCGCGCTCGGCACCGCCCTGGGCGTCGAGGCGAAGCTGGTCCACGTCGCCTCCGACACGATCGTCGCGGCCGAACCCTCGCTGGAGGGTGCGCTGCTCGGCGACAAGGCCCACTCGGTGATCTTCGACAACAGCAAGGTCAAGGGGCTGGTCCCCGACTACGTGGCGACGATCCCGTTCTCCGCCGGTGCCCGCGAGATCGTCGAGTGGTACGACGCCCACCCCGAGCGCCAGACCGTGAACGACGACCTGAACGCGACGTTCGACAAGCTGATCGCCGCCGCCGGCCAGTAG
- a CDS encoding CocE/NonD family hydrolase has protein sequence MAVIAPERPELPERPSRRERRKRRKADKADKLRKAGKAGKPRRPRKHGERAKRPKRTPIRRRVLRRLGRLVGHRPVWRTPKPPLRFLPQATKVSAVGLVVVLAPGGTFFGRVLRLLVIVGAALLVLRAQRGGAPRRRARLATLVGVVDVAAGFGIGLPHASADGLSLRSMFGVTLVVVGLPLLLAGILAYGRTVRGWLRLPVLLASAIAAAVLLPPVVSAVAAVNPPPALLDKLDPGDKGFVYDDVELHTSDGVLLRGWYIPSRNSAAVVLAPDAGMTRSNVLPQAALLAKHGYGVLLYDPRGTGASEGDAMDLGWTGERDIYAGVKFLAHHYGVRRSKIGVIGLGRGGEAAMAASVHDGRIRAVVAEGVGRRSPGDTLRIPGTPAGWLQRVTENVEYATAAVLRRSLPPRGLRHDIRAMHPHKLLLVAERGEIRVGQLYRRTAPWTVTLWKLPDTPPLQAYATRIAAWEDQVMGFLQKNLRPRQVPTSS, from the coding sequence GTGGCGGTCATCGCCCCAGAGCGCCCCGAGCTCCCCGAACGCCCGTCGCGCCGGGAGCGCCGGAAACGTCGCAAGGCTGACAAGGCCGACAAGCTCCGCAAGGCCGGCAAGGCCGGCAAACCCCGAAGGCCCCGCAAGCACGGGGAGCGCGCGAAACGCCCGAAGCGCACCCCCATCCGGCGGCGAGTGCTGCGGCGCCTGGGCCGGCTGGTCGGGCACCGCCCGGTCTGGCGGACACCGAAGCCTCCGCTGCGGTTCCTCCCGCAGGCGACGAAGGTGTCCGCCGTCGGGCTGGTGGTCGTGCTCGCACCGGGCGGCACGTTCTTCGGCCGGGTTTTGCGGCTGTTGGTGATCGTGGGTGCAGCGCTGCTCGTCCTGCGCGCCCAGCGGGGTGGCGCTCCGCGCCGGCGGGCCAGGCTGGCCACCCTGGTCGGCGTGGTGGACGTGGCCGCCGGCTTCGGGATCGGCCTGCCGCACGCGAGTGCCGACGGCCTGTCGCTGCGTTCGATGTTCGGGGTGACCCTGGTCGTGGTGGGCCTGCCGCTGCTGCTGGCCGGCATTCTGGCGTACGGCAGAACGGTGCGAGGTTGGCTGCGACTGCCCGTTCTGCTCGCCTCGGCGATCGCGGCGGCGGTGCTGCTGCCGCCCGTCGTGTCCGCGGTGGCCGCGGTCAACCCGCCGCCGGCGCTGCTGGACAAGCTCGACCCGGGGGACAAGGGGTTCGTGTACGACGACGTGGAACTTCACACCTCCGACGGCGTCCTCCTGCGCGGGTGGTACATCCCGTCCCGCAACTCCGCCGCGGTCGTTCTCGCGCCCGACGCCGGTATGACCCGGTCCAACGTCCTGCCGCAGGCGGCGCTGCTGGCCAAGCACGGGTACGGCGTCCTGCTGTACGACCCGCGTGGCACCGGGGCCAGCGAGGGTGACGCGATGGACCTCGGCTGGACCGGCGAACGCGACATCTACGCCGGGGTGAAGTTCCTCGCCCACCACTACGGCGTACGGCGGTCCAAGATCGGGGTGATCGGCCTGGGCCGGGGCGGCGAGGCGGCGATGGCCGCGTCGGTGCACGACGGCCGGATCCGCGCCGTCGTCGCGGAGGGCGTCGGGCGCCGCTCCCCCGGTGACACCCTGCGCATCCCGGGGACGCCGGCCGGCTGGCTGCAGCGGGTCACCGAGAACGTCGAGTACGCCACGGCCGCGGTGCTCCGGCGCTCACTTCCGCCCCGCGGCCTGCGGCACGACATCAGGGCGATGCACCCGCACAAGCTGCTACTGGTCGCCGAGCGCGGGGAGATCCGGGTGGGTCAGCTGTACCGGCGCACCGCCCCGTGGACGGTCACCTTGTGGAAGCTGCCCGACACCCCGCCCCTGCAGGCGTACGCGACCCGGATCGCGGCCTGGGAGGACCAGGTGATGGGCTTCCTGCAGAAGAACCTCAGGCCTCGCCAGGTGCCGACGAGTTCCTGA
- a CDS encoding tetratricopeptide repeat protein, with protein MIVLRARIASARVAARVVPVWGRVWLAAMWVRAAQQLAFHYRREEAAAAARSGVHCWRALESRRPGRHGAGLARSLGVLAERLADLGSVGEALAVAEEGVALAERQESADVVTLAATRSALSVVHARAERPDEALAAVERAVHLLLPLDVAPSRTAVAVLAAGLSRMGGLLAAAGRHEEALSAYGEAVVRYQRLFRRGCWRYTVPYLCAQGELARQLGALGRCAEALEHGARPLAYFQLMAGAYPAEYRCVQASLLTEVARWRGALGQHAEALDGADLAVSLFRHELDVQPERAGAGLAYALRCLAVQLRAQGRADDAIVALEEAVALRRRLATGSPAQLWPLAALLMEFADLMWGLGRRVPAIRLTAERVAVDRRLLAANVAGTDGSGADPEHTLARDLYLLGVRCRTTGQSEEAAQAIEETIALLRSRAARFAGDQAVPADAVLSEESRRADDGGTLPDDVRRDDVRRDDALADDVLTDDGLADGPLTEDELTGGRPVRLSERAWQDDQALLADALEEMAHLHDARGYLVEAFVAIDESVAIRERLAFPPVRNSSAPGEA; from the coding sequence GTGATCGTTCTCCGCGCTCGCATCGCCTCCGCCCGGGTGGCGGCTCGGGTGGTGCCCGTGTGGGGTCGGGTGTGGCTCGCCGCGATGTGGGTCCGGGCCGCCCAGCAGCTTGCGTTCCACTACCGGCGCGAGGAGGCCGCCGCGGCCGCGCGTTCGGGCGTGCACTGCTGGCGCGCCCTGGAGTCCCGCCGGCCCGGTCGGCACGGCGCCGGGCTGGCCCGGTCCCTGGGGGTGCTCGCCGAGCGCCTGGCCGATCTCGGCTCGGTCGGTGAGGCGCTCGCGGTGGCCGAGGAGGGGGTCGCGCTCGCCGAACGCCAGGAGAGCGCGGACGTCGTGACCCTGGCCGCCACCCGGTCCGCGCTGTCGGTCGTCCACGCACGCGCCGAGCGGCCCGACGAGGCGCTGGCCGCGGTCGAACGCGCGGTCCACCTGTTGCTTCCGCTGGACGTCGCCCCGAGCCGGACCGCGGTGGCGGTGCTGGCCGCGGGGCTGAGCCGGATGGGCGGCCTGCTGGCCGCCGCCGGGCGCCACGAGGAAGCCCTGTCGGCCTATGGCGAGGCGGTCGTTCGGTACCAACGGCTGTTCCGGCGGGGCTGCTGGCGTTACACCGTCCCCTACCTCTGCGCCCAGGGCGAGCTGGCCCGCCAGCTGGGTGCCCTCGGACGCTGTGCCGAGGCGCTGGAACACGGTGCCCGGCCACTGGCGTACTTCCAACTGATGGCCGGTGCGTACCCGGCCGAGTACCGCTGCGTCCAGGCTTCGCTGCTCACCGAGGTGGCGCGGTGGCGCGGCGCCCTCGGCCAGCACGCGGAGGCGCTGGACGGCGCCGACCTCGCGGTGTCGCTGTTCCGGCACGAGCTCGACGTCCAGCCGGAGCGGGCCGGAGCCGGTCTCGCGTACGCCCTGCGGTGCCTCGCCGTCCAGTTGCGCGCGCAGGGTAGAGCCGACGACGCGATCGTCGCGCTGGAGGAGGCGGTCGCCCTCCGGCGGCGGCTGGCGACAGGTTCGCCCGCCCAGCTGTGGCCGTTGGCGGCGCTGCTGATGGAGTTCGCCGACCTCATGTGGGGGCTGGGCCGGCGGGTGCCCGCGATCCGGCTCACCGCCGAACGCGTGGCGGTCGACCGGCGGCTCCTCGCCGCCAACGTCGCCGGCACCGACGGCTCCGGTGCCGACCCCGAGCACACGCTCGCCCGCGACCTCTACCTGCTCGGGGTCCGCTGCCGGACGACCGGCCAGTCGGAGGAGGCGGCCCAGGCGATCGAGGAGACGATCGCGCTGCTGCGATCCCGGGCGGCGAGGTTCGCCGGTGACCAGGCGGTGCCGGCGGACGCCGTACTCTCCGAGGAGTCCCGGCGCGCCGACGACGGCGGCACCCTGCCCGACGACGTCCGCCGCGATGACGTACGCCGCGACGACGCCCTGGCCGACGACGTGCTGACCGACGACGGCCTGGCCGACGGCCCCCTGACCGAGGACGAGCTGACCGGTGGCCGGCCGGTCCGCCTCAGCGAGCGGGCGTGGCAGGACGACCAGGCGCTGCTGGCCGACGCGCTGGAGGAGATGGCCCACCTCCACGACGCCCGCGGCTACCTCGTCGAGGCGTTCGTGGCGATCGACGAGTCGGTGGCGATCCGCGAACGCCTGGCGTTCCCGCCGGTCAGGAACTCGTCGGCACCTGGCGAGGCCTGA
- a CDS encoding NUDIX domain-containing protein: MAREVKEEYATDARAVTTLGVRNVLRGEPVSHWVAVLFAVEPGTVEIGEPHKFDALGWFPLDALPSPRHSQLDDTLEMFGTWLAAERLE; the protein is encoded by the coding sequence CTGGCGCGTGAGGTGAAGGAGGAGTACGCCACCGACGCGCGGGCGGTGACGACTCTCGGCGTACGCAACGTCCTGCGGGGCGAGCCGGTCTCGCACTGGGTGGCGGTCCTGTTCGCGGTCGAACCCGGCACCGTCGAGATCGGGGAGCCGCACAAGTTCGACGCCCTGGGATGGTTCCCCCTGGACGCGTTGCCCAGCCCGCGGCATTCCCAGCTGGACGACACGCTGGAGATGTTCGGTACGTGGCTGGCTGCGGAACGTTTGGAGTGA